The following are from one region of the Paenibacillus sabinae T27 genome:
- a CDS encoding heparinase II/III domain-containing protein, with translation MMTIKEKAVTFSWARHAVDKLKTELDFFRSEEILLPEEPGGWWHQYVCPRHHTELIFDAAERDAVVFSCPKGCKLEGEPYRGAWLVYRHQAMARYALQAAAVYAADGEDFYSGLARTILAGYAEQFPLYPVHPDAQPWMLRGRAFHQALTEAIWSTTLIRAYLLLVDHGVTFTAGEEKKLQAFFTMLEESMEQYRRILIHEKKNAENNYTAWLNASLACVYAAKGTGEKLGSLLEGEGGFYHHLSIGVKPDGFEFEGSTYYHIFVLRAYLIAAEMAERFGVDLYDAKGDQGQSIRGMFQLLVKLSGDNGELPALHDGPYARVPFAREIAEVFEIGCAVYKDPTFHPVLAKAYRYLYGQEERTGLEAVLYGQEESMELHSASWKRASVLLPDSGFAILRHPGNPLSVLADFGEHGGSHGHYDKLHITIMHRLGEVAPELGMVPYGSTLRKEWYAETASHNTVSIGGRSQAPHTGSCRQFRQENEDTYLWIRSDGAYEEAVLDRHLLLTDGWLLDWFHVEQVTGREQDREIDWWYHPTGHLLFPVESSRVRTDSPAVLGQEAGYGSVEVLSLLKNETDCALRAGWSTRHGEGGHDPEYEVTVSALLPPGSILHEIRTPGITEDPSRRIRGIMLRHRGPSAHFITVYRAGHEPAVLKLVSQAGGPARIQIEADGQRVAYCLNPEAGLIQEEYRNTEE, from the coding sequence ATGATGACCATAAAGGAGAAAGCGGTTACTTTTTCCTGGGCCCGCCATGCGGTGGATAAATTGAAGACAGAGCTGGACTTTTTCCGGAGTGAAGAGATTCTTCTTCCGGAAGAGCCCGGCGGCTGGTGGCATCAATATGTGTGTCCCCGGCATCATACCGAGCTGATCTTCGATGCTGCAGAGCGGGATGCGGTTGTCTTTTCTTGTCCGAAGGGCTGCAAGCTGGAAGGTGAACCGTACCGGGGAGCATGGCTGGTATACCGGCATCAGGCGATGGCTCGGTACGCGCTGCAGGCTGCTGCGGTATACGCCGCAGACGGGGAAGACTTCTATAGCGGCCTGGCCCGGACGATTCTTGCCGGATATGCGGAGCAGTTCCCGCTATATCCGGTTCATCCCGATGCTCAACCCTGGATGCTTAGGGGCCGAGCCTTTCATCAGGCGCTGACGGAGGCTATCTGGTCCACCACGCTTATTCGGGCCTACTTGCTTCTTGTGGACCATGGAGTGACGTTCACGGCAGGGGAAGAGAAGAAGCTGCAGGCGTTCTTCACGATGCTGGAGGAGAGCATGGAGCAGTACCGCCGCATTCTCATTCACGAGAAGAAGAATGCAGAGAACAATTATACCGCATGGCTAAACGCCAGCCTGGCTTGCGTATATGCCGCCAAGGGTACCGGGGAAAAGCTCGGTTCCCTGCTGGAGGGGGAAGGCGGGTTCTATCATCATCTGTCTATTGGCGTCAAGCCGGACGGCTTTGAATTTGAAGGCAGCACGTACTACCATATTTTTGTGCTGCGGGCTTATCTCATAGCGGCCGAGATGGCCGAACGCTTCGGTGTCGACCTCTATGACGCCAAGGGAGATCAGGGACAATCCATCCGTGGCATGTTTCAGCTGCTGGTAAAGCTTAGTGGCGATAACGGGGAGCTTCCAGCCCTGCATGATGGTCCTTATGCACGCGTTCCCTTCGCGCGGGAAATCGCTGAAGTATTCGAAATAGGGTGTGCGGTTTACAAAGACCCCACCTTCCATCCTGTACTGGCGAAGGCTTATCGGTATTTATACGGGCAGGAAGAGCGGACCGGTCTGGAGGCGGTGCTGTACGGACAAGAAGAGAGTATGGAGCTTCACTCCGCCTCCTGGAAGAGGGCCTCTGTCCTGCTGCCGGATTCCGGCTTCGCCATCCTCCGCCACCCGGGCAACCCCCTGTCTGTTCTGGCAGACTTCGGAGAGCATGGCGGCTCTCACGGGCATTATGACAAGCTGCATATCACAATTATGCATCGGTTGGGAGAGGTTGCTCCCGAGCTGGGAATGGTTCCTTACGGCTCCACTTTGCGAAAGGAATGGTATGCCGAAACCGCGAGCCATAACACGGTAAGCATCGGAGGACGCTCCCAGGCTCCCCATACCGGCAGCTGCAGGCAATTCCGGCAGGAAAATGAAGATACGTACTTATGGATTCGCTCGGACGGCGCATATGAAGAGGCTGTTCTCGACCGGCATCTTTTATTGACCGACGGTTGGCTGCTGGACTGGTTTCATGTTGAGCAGGTGACGGGCCGCGAGCAGGATCGGGAAATAGACTGGTGGTATCATCCGACGGGACATTTGCTGTTCCCGGTCGAGTCTTCCCGCGTCCGGACGGACTCTCCGGCAGTCCTCGGACAGGAAGCGGGCTACGGTTCAGTAGAGGTGCTATCCTTACTGAAGAATGAGACGGACTGTGCGTTAAGAGCAGGGTGGAGCACCCGTCATGGTGAAGGGGGTCACGACCCGGAATATGAAGTGACCGTAAGCGCTCTGCTGCCGCCCGGCTCCATTCTGCATGAAATCCGCACACCGGGTATTACCGAAGACCCGAGCAGGCGCATTCGAGGCATCATGCTTCGGCACAGAGGCCCCTCGGCCCATTTTATTACGGTTTACCGGGCCGGTCATGAACCGGCTGTACTGAAGCTTGTGAGTCAAGCGGGCGGACCGGCCCGAATCCAGATAGAAGCAGATGGGCAACGAGTTGCCTATTGCCTGAACCCCGAAGCGGGACTGATTCAGGAAGAGTACCGGAATACGGAGGAGTAA
- a CDS encoding SDR family NAD(P)-dependent oxidoreductase, producing MIIDLTGKIALVTGSNAGIGRQILETLAASGAKVAVNYLFGSSEEAVEAVRQAGGEAYAFQADATSPAQLDNMVKEIEEHFGGTIDILVNNAGGMVKRVPNTEMDEEHYNKVLDVNFKSCVFACKAVAPGMIAKKRGKIINVSSLAAHDGGGPGASVYAASKAAVWSYTKGLAKELGSHGINVNAISPGFIGQTAFHATFTPEAARQATITKIPLGREGVPQDVANVTLFLASELSDYLTGEIIEINGGMSMR from the coding sequence ATGATAATTGATTTGACTGGTAAAATTGCGCTTGTTACAGGGTCCAATGCGGGGATCGGCCGACAAATCCTGGAAACGCTGGCTGCTTCCGGCGCCAAAGTGGCCGTAAACTATTTGTTCGGCTCTTCGGAGGAGGCGGTGGAAGCGGTCCGTCAGGCCGGAGGAGAAGCTTATGCTTTTCAGGCAGATGCAACAAGCCCTGCCCAACTGGACAACATGGTGAAGGAAATTGAGGAGCATTTCGGCGGAACCATCGATATCCTCGTCAACAACGCGGGCGGTATGGTCAAGAGGGTTCCCAATACCGAAATGGACGAAGAACATTACAACAAGGTGTTGGACGTCAATTTTAAATCATGCGTGTTTGCCTGCAAAGCCGTAGCACCGGGAATGATCGCCAAGAAAAGAGGTAAAATCATCAATGTATCTTCCCTCGCGGCCCATGACGGCGGCGGGCCCGGCGCTTCTGTCTATGCGGCGAGCAAAGCGGCGGTATGGTCTTATACCAAGGGGCTTGCCAAGGAACTGGGTTCTCACGGAATAAATGTAAACGCTATCTCCCCCGGGTTCATCGGTCAGACCGCTTTTCATGCTACTTTTACCCCGGAAGCGGCAAGGCAGGCAACGATTACGAAGATTCCGCTAGGCCGGGAAGGCGTTCCGCAGGATGTGGCCAACGTGACACTATTTCTCGCTTCGGAGCTGTCGGATTATCTGACAGGCGAAATCATTGAAATTAACGGAGGCATGTCCATGCGATGA
- a CDS encoding carbohydrate ABC transporter permease gives MRGRYTRGQKLFNVFNLLFLTALALAMFLPFLNVIAQSLSSSDAIINGRVGLLPKDFTMINYQYVFSDHSIWRAFGVSVYITVLGTAINLIATASLAYPVSRPEFVGRKYIVMMVLFTMVFSAPLIPNFILIKNLGLMNTLWALMLPGAISAFNFFVMRSFFMQIPQELIDSSRIDGCGELRMIASMVLPVSKPVMASLGIFYAVGHWNTYMSALYYINKPTLWPLQVMLKKLFETDDISIDPASSVYSSLAHTSPEGIKMAVIIIATIPIIMIYPFLQRHFVKGMMVGSVKS, from the coding sequence ATGAGAGGACGCTATACTCGCGGCCAGAAATTATTTAACGTGTTTAATCTTTTGTTTTTGACCGCCCTTGCTTTGGCTATGTTTCTGCCGTTCCTGAACGTGATTGCCCAATCCTTAAGCAGCTCGGATGCGATTATTAATGGCAGGGTAGGCTTGCTGCCAAAGGACTTTACGATGATCAATTATCAGTACGTTTTCAGCGATCACTCCATTTGGCGGGCGTTCGGCGTCTCTGTCTATATTACAGTGCTGGGCACCGCAATCAATCTGATTGCGACAGCGTCTCTCGCTTATCCGGTGTCGCGCCCGGAATTCGTAGGCCGCAAATACATCGTCATGATGGTATTGTTCACCATGGTATTCAGCGCTCCCCTTATTCCGAACTTTATTCTGATCAAAAACTTAGGGCTTATGAACACTCTTTGGGCTCTCATGCTTCCGGGCGCCATCAGCGCTTTTAACTTCTTCGTGATGAGAAGCTTCTTCATGCAGATTCCCCAGGAGCTCATTGACTCCTCCCGGATCGACGGGTGCGGCGAGCTGCGGATGATCGCCAGTATGGTGCTGCCGGTGTCCAAACCGGTAATGGCCTCATTGGGGATTTTCTACGCCGTCGGGCACTGGAACACGTACATGAGCGCTCTGTATTACATCAACAAGCCGACCTTATGGCCTCTGCAGGTGATGCTGAAGAAGCTGTTCGAGACGGACGATATCAGCATCGACCCGGCTTCCTCGGTCTATAGCTCTCTGGCGCACACATCGCCTGAGGGCATCAAAATGGCCGTTATCATTATCGCTACCATTCCTATTATCATGATTTATCCGTTCCTTCAACGCCATTTCGTTAAAGGAATGATGGTCGGCTCCGTGAAATCCTGA
- a CDS encoding ABC transporter permease, translating into MGANITELDLIKYKANSKKSLLSYMWKSRALYVIALPGILYFIIFKYVPLAGSVIAFQNYNIFKGFTGSEWVGLEHFRAMFQYQDFGRILSNTILLGLYDLIFAFPAPIVLALLLNEIRLVFYKRFLQTVVYMPHFLSWVIVSGIALGILSPGTGIVNQVIKAFGFEPVYFLGENSYIRTILIGSGIWRDSGYGTIIYLAALAGINPDLYEAAEVDGAGRWKQTMAITLPSLIPTIMILFLLHIGRFLDLGFERVWVFLNALNTGNGEILDTYIYKAGLLSQQYSYTTAVGLFKSVVGLMLVFIGNILSKKTTGESLY; encoded by the coding sequence ATGGGGGCTAATATAACCGAGTTAGACCTTATAAAATACAAGGCCAATTCGAAGAAGTCCCTTCTTTCATACATGTGGAAATCCAGGGCGCTTTATGTGATCGCGCTTCCCGGGATCTTGTACTTTATCATCTTCAAGTACGTGCCGTTGGCCGGTTCGGTTATTGCGTTTCAGAACTACAATATTTTTAAAGGCTTTACGGGCAGTGAGTGGGTGGGGCTTGAGCACTTTAGGGCCATGTTTCAATACCAGGATTTCGGACGAATCTTAAGCAATACGATTCTGCTGGGTCTGTATGATCTCATATTCGCCTTCCCTGCTCCGATAGTGCTTGCGCTCCTGCTGAATGAAATTCGTCTTGTGTTTTACAAACGGTTTTTGCAAACGGTGGTCTATATGCCCCACTTCCTGTCCTGGGTAATTGTCAGCGGAATCGCCTTGGGCATCCTCTCTCCCGGAACAGGGATAGTGAACCAGGTTATTAAGGCCTTCGGGTTTGAGCCGGTTTATTTTCTCGGTGAAAATTCATACATCCGCACGATTCTGATCGGTTCCGGCATTTGGCGGGATTCCGGGTACGGCACGATCATTTACCTGGCCGCATTGGCAGGAATCAACCCGGACCTGTATGAGGCTGCGGAAGTGGACGGAGCCGGGCGCTGGAAGCAAACCATGGCCATTACGCTACCGTCTCTTATACCGACGATTATGATTTTGTTCCTTCTCCATATCGGGAGATTTCTTGATCTTGGCTTCGAGCGGGTATGGGTATTCCTGAACGCGCTCAATACCGGGAACGGGGAGATTCTGGACACTTATATCTATAAGGCGGGGCTGCTGTCCCAGCAATACAGCTATACAACAGCAGTGGGGCTATTCAAGTCGGTAGTGGGACTCATGCTGGTGTTCATCGGCAACATTCTGAGCAAGAAAACTACCGGTGAATCGCTGTATTAA
- a CDS encoding cache domain-containing sensor histidine kinase: MMRKSLSGKLFASFLTVIVLSLSMVGFISYFQASEALDKSSEKSIAQVIRSASYQTDLYLQNYEKASDSILSYSQVKQFLDMDPEDNYSYYQYTNDIQKYLFRSLFILYPQINLMYVIGEHGKAISDDNSNQAYSLQFHPLERYRFLSNHTPDSGRIAILNTNVANEGDQNIITMVRRIRGASSYRPNGIVAIEFKAEDLARIWEPLDLGQGGFFFIMDEFGKLLYRPEGNENLPGLSADLIRNVFQHPNDSVVEKVDGKEYMFVSRKSDYSKWQLVVSMPVAELRKPISTIRTTTLVVGVLTLAGTLWLASRFGGSITKPILILKEGMRETEKGNWRRLETDGRQDELGGLMRSYNLMVTRLSEMIERVYEAELTTQKAALELQETRLERQQAEFQALQLQINPHFLYNTLETIKCYAVVQDSDEITEMVEAMAFMLRYSIQTNLEEITIANELRHVLSYMTILKHRIGREFEIDVVIPPALLLAKTVRLTLQPLIENIFQHAFSNGIEDRHYIRIDARVEGDRLYVLVEDNGSGMSRERLDELREKLNLNQLADTEGDSRYHRGGIGIMNVHRRIQMVFGEQYGLSVESKENEGTRMILSMPVERGKECFKNKTLLGGICNDN; encoded by the coding sequence ATGATGAGAAAGAGTCTGTCGGGTAAGCTGTTTGCCTCCTTTCTGACCGTCATCGTTCTATCCTTGTCCATGGTAGGATTTATCTCTTATTTTCAGGCTTCGGAAGCGCTTGATAAATCTTCGGAGAAGTCCATTGCCCAAGTCATCAGGAGCGCGTCCTATCAAACGGACCTGTATTTGCAAAATTATGAAAAGGCCAGCGATTCCATCCTGTCCTATAGTCAAGTCAAACAGTTCCTTGATATGGACCCGGAGGACAACTACTCTTACTATCAATATACGAATGACATACAGAAGTATTTGTTTCGCTCTCTGTTTATTCTTTATCCCCAGATTAACCTGATGTACGTCATTGGCGAACACGGCAAGGCCATCAGCGACGATAACTCGAATCAGGCTTACAGTCTGCAGTTTCATCCCCTGGAACGCTACCGTTTCTTAAGCAACCATACGCCGGATAGCGGCCGCATTGCCATTCTCAACACGAATGTGGCGAATGAAGGGGATCAGAACATTATTACGATGGTCCGCCGAATCAGAGGTGCTTCCTCCTATCGTCCCAACGGCATTGTGGCCATCGAGTTCAAGGCAGAGGATCTGGCCCGCATATGGGAACCTCTTGATTTGGGACAGGGCGGATTCTTCTTTATCATGGACGAATTCGGCAAACTCCTATACCGGCCGGAAGGGAATGAGAACCTTCCAGGGTTATCTGCTGATCTCATCCGAAACGTATTTCAGCACCCGAACGATTCCGTCGTGGAGAAGGTAGACGGGAAAGAGTATATGTTCGTGTCGCGAAAATCCGATTATTCCAAATGGCAGCTTGTGGTATCCATGCCGGTTGCCGAGCTGCGCAAGCCCATCTCGACCATACGCACGACCACGCTGGTTGTGGGAGTTCTCACGCTTGCCGGTACATTGTGGCTTGCCTCTCGATTCGGAGGATCTATCACGAAGCCTATCCTGATTCTCAAGGAAGGCATGAGGGAGACGGAAAAAGGAAATTGGCGAAGGCTTGAGACGGACGGCCGTCAGGATGAGCTGGGGGGCTTGATGCGCAGCTACAATCTTATGGTGACCCGACTGTCCGAAATGATCGAGCGGGTATATGAAGCGGAGCTTACGACCCAGAAGGCGGCTCTGGAGCTGCAGGAGACCAGGCTGGAGCGTCAGCAGGCGGAATTTCAGGCGCTTCAACTGCAGATTAATCCGCACTTTCTTTATAACACGTTAGAGACTATTAAATGCTACGCGGTCGTTCAGGATTCGGATGAAATAACGGAAATGGTGGAGGCCATGGCGTTCATGCTTCGCTACTCCATCCAAACGAACTTGGAGGAGATTACGATAGCCAATGAGCTTCGCCATGTATTGAGCTACATGACGATTCTCAAGCACCGGATCGGCCGGGAGTTCGAAATCGATGTTGTGATTCCGCCAGCGCTGCTTCTCGCCAAGACGGTCAGGCTGACGCTTCAGCCCTTGATCGAAAATATTTTTCAGCATGCATTTTCCAATGGGATTGAGGACCGGCATTATATTCGAATCGACGCCAGGGTAGAGGGAGACCGGCTTTATGTTCTCGTAGAGGATAACGGATCAGGGATGTCCCGGGAACGGCTCGACGAGCTTCGCGAAAAGCTGAACCTGAATCAACTGGCGGATACGGAAGGCGATTCCCGCTATCATAGAGGGGGGATTGGGATCATGAACGTGCACCGGAGAATCCAGATGGTGTTCGGAGAACAATACGGGTTAAGCGTCGAAAGCAAGGAGAATGAGGGAACGCGGATGATCTTGTCCATGCCTGTGGAGCGGGGAAAAGAATGTTTTAAAAATAAAACGTTATTGGGAGGAATATGCAATGATAATTGA
- a CDS encoding DUF4962 domain-containing protein, which produces MSEPLFQPASGVLDVSYGPDEHTDVGENPPRFTWMPACLEEGMYELQISSTTEFEPECTLTYSRIPYNLFTPDKPLEPGSYHWRYTLIGENDTRFGWSEVRDFVVADKLPLTPLPSRAERYSAASASHPRLWLQAEQLHSFREAVRQDPVSTGWDDFMKHSVLPWTERALIPEPAPYPDNKRAAKLWRQMYMDCQEVFYAVRHLAIAGVVLEDEVLIAKAREWLLHAASWNTEGTTSRDYNDECAFRIAGALAWGYDWLHGSLTEEERLKVRQALLRRTGQVAFHVIERSRIHQVPYDSHAVRSLSSVLVPCCISMLGEEEKVQEWFDYTLEYFSAMYTPWGGKDGGWAEGPMYWTTQMAFVTEAFNLVRKYMGINFYERPFLRKTGDFPLYCFSPDTLRASFGDQSTLGDPVSLKTGFNIRQFAGLMGNGQYQWYYERTNELNPDTQMIFYNYGWWDFRFDEMVYRKDYPQVPSEPPLAAEPLKWFQDVGWVAMHHRMAEPQEHIMMLAKSSRYGSVSHSHGDQNAFLLHAFGEPLAIESGYYVAFNSTMHMQWRRQTRSKNVILIDGRGQYAGTDKSKNMAASGKVLKAHSTPGISYTQMDATEAYRENVPYIKRYVREIYFFDSAYFVITDSLDLERPGKLDWLFHTLYPMTLKGQTFKVNGKKAQMEGRFVYSSSGEMALSQNNQFTGVDPKDWEGLPEHWHLTASTEEAMSHRIVTLLIPQKSGSRDYVSYFMDDQDHGVHVYFTNQGVTHRVEIPKAY; this is translated from the coding sequence ATGTCCGAACCTTTATTTCAACCCGCCAGCGGCGTTCTCGACGTGTCTTATGGGCCTGATGAACATACGGATGTTGGAGAGAACCCGCCGCGTTTTACATGGATGCCTGCTTGTCTGGAAGAGGGAATGTATGAGCTGCAGATATCCTCAACCACCGAATTTGAGCCTGAATGCACGCTGACTTACAGTCGAATACCCTATAATCTGTTTACTCCGGATAAGCCGCTGGAACCCGGCAGCTATCATTGGCGCTACACTCTTATCGGGGAGAATGATACCCGTTTCGGATGGAGCGAAGTAAGGGATTTCGTGGTTGCGGATAAGCTGCCGTTAACGCCTCTCCCATCCCGAGCGGAACGGTATTCCGCCGCTTCCGCCAGCCATCCGCGGCTTTGGCTCCAGGCGGAACAACTTCATTCCTTCCGGGAAGCCGTCCGCCAAGACCCTGTCTCGACTGGCTGGGATGACTTTATGAAGCATTCCGTCCTGCCCTGGACAGAGCGTGCTCTCATTCCCGAGCCTGCACCATATCCGGATAATAAGCGCGCCGCCAAGCTATGGCGACAGATGTATATGGACTGCCAGGAAGTTTTCTACGCCGTTCGGCATCTTGCCATAGCGGGGGTTGTGCTGGAGGACGAGGTGCTCATCGCCAAAGCCAGAGAGTGGCTGCTTCATGCTGCTAGTTGGAACACGGAGGGTACCACCAGCCGGGATTACAATGATGAATGCGCCTTTCGCATAGCCGGAGCGTTGGCATGGGGCTATGATTGGCTTCACGGCTCTCTGACGGAAGAGGAGCGTCTTAAGGTACGGCAGGCTCTGCTGCGGAGAACCGGACAGGTGGCCTTCCACGTCATCGAACGCTCCCGAATTCATCAAGTGCCTTATGACAGCCATGCGGTCCGCTCTTTGTCCTCCGTGCTCGTTCCCTGCTGCATTTCCATGTTGGGTGAGGAGGAGAAAGTTCAGGAATGGTTTGATTATACGCTGGAGTATTTCTCCGCAATGTATACTCCATGGGGCGGCAAGGATGGCGGCTGGGCTGAAGGTCCTATGTATTGGACCACTCAGATGGCTTTCGTTACAGAGGCGTTCAATCTGGTTCGCAAATACATGGGAATCAACTTCTATGAGCGTCCCTTCTTACGCAAAACCGGCGACTTTCCGCTCTATTGCTTCAGCCCCGACACTTTGAGGGCCAGCTTCGGGGATCAATCGACGCTGGGAGATCCGGTCAGTCTCAAGACGGGCTTCAATATCCGCCAATTCGCCGGCTTAATGGGAAATGGACAATACCAGTGGTATTATGAGCGGACCAACGAGCTGAATCCCGATACCCAGATGATCTTCTATAATTACGGCTGGTGGGATTTCCGGTTCGATGAGATGGTTTACCGCAAGGATTATCCGCAGGTTCCTTCAGAGCCGCCGCTCGCTGCGGAGCCTCTGAAGTGGTTTCAGGATGTTGGCTGGGTCGCTATGCATCATCGGATGGCAGAGCCGCAGGAGCATATCATGATGCTCGCCAAGAGCAGCCGTTACGGCTCCGTGAGCCATAGCCACGGTGATCAGAACGCCTTCCTGCTGCATGCGTTCGGCGAGCCTCTGGCTATCGAGAGCGGCTATTACGTCGCATTCAACAGCACGATGCATATGCAGTGGCGCAGGCAAACCCGCTCCAAGAACGTGATTCTTATTGACGGAAGGGGCCAATATGCCGGAACGGACAAATCGAAGAACATGGCAGCCTCCGGCAAGGTGCTGAAGGCGCATAGCACGCCCGGGATCAGCTACACTCAAATGGATGCAACGGAAGCCTACCGGGAGAATGTGCCCTATATCAAGCGGTATGTGCGGGAAATATACTTCTTTGACAGCGCTTATTTTGTCATCACCGATAGTTTGGATCTGGAACGTCCCGGAAAACTGGATTGGCTGTTCCATACGCTATATCCCATGACGTTGAAAGGCCAAACCTTCAAAGTAAATGGCAAAAAAGCTCAAATGGAGGGCCGGTTTGTCTACAGCTCTTCCGGAGAGATGGCGCTTAGCCAAAACAATCAATTTACCGGTGTAGATCCGAAGGATTGGGAAGGGCTGCCCGAGCATTGGCACCTGACTGCATCAACCGAAGAGGCCATGAGCCATCGGATCGTTACTCTCCTTATTCCCCAAAAATCAGGAAGCCGGGATTACGTATCGTACTTTATGGACGATCAGGACCATGGGGTTCATGTTTACTTTACGAATCAGGGGGTTACCCACCGGGTTGAGATTCCTAAAGCATACTAG
- a CDS encoding tautomerase family protein: MPHITIKMYEGRTREQKEEIVAVFKRELSRVIEREERFITIEFHEIPLDENAPANLLKAGPGGNGYGG; the protein is encoded by the coding sequence ATGCCGCACATTACGATTAAAATGTACGAAGGCCGAACACGGGAGCAGAAGGAGGAGATTGTTGCTGTATTCAAGCGGGAGCTATCCCGGGTTATTGAACGGGAGGAACGGTTTATTACAATCGAATTTCATGAAATTCCCTTAGATGAGAATGCTCCGGCAAACCTGTTGAAAGCAGGACCTGGAGGAAACGGTTATGGGGGCTAA
- a CDS encoding response regulator transcription factor gives MRCVLIVDDEPMIRKGLSVMIRQCGGHPYSIRLAQDGEEAIQFIMEEQPDFLFTDIRMPRVDGLELCRRLSEMETDIQTVVISGYGDFEYARQCLSYGVKEYLLKPVSRGSLQNVIAKLEANREKLGSFVSVAKLDEWVVRMDDAVWTLDKEKLYLVLKEWETDFLQRRMSRCQQKELLEEGYTLLVKKLHANSVTPGKSMLDLSAAAGPEQLFRCFAEASEAILEELRIKRKGKAKEPVEEAKAFIEKHLAQEVSLEEVAEVLGLNASYFSQLFKHSTGETFVHYRIKRRMEKAKRLLANSSYRITDISYEVGYADHPHFTKTFKKFTGLSPSEYRSRLGIE, from the coding sequence ATGAGATGTGTATTGATCGTAGACGACGAGCCCATGATTCGGAAGGGACTCTCTGTCATGATCCGTCAATGCGGCGGGCATCCGTATAGCATCAGGCTGGCTCAGGATGGGGAAGAGGCGATTCAGTTCATTATGGAGGAACAGCCGGATTTTCTTTTTACAGATATCCGCATGCCGAGGGTAGACGGACTGGAGCTGTGCCGGCGGCTGTCGGAGATGGAGACGGATATTCAGACCGTTGTCATCTCGGGCTATGGGGATTTTGAATACGCCCGCCAATGCTTGTCCTATGGAGTAAAAGAATATCTCCTGAAGCCCGTAAGCAGAGGAAGCCTTCAGAATGTGATCGCCAAGCTGGAGGCGAATAGAGAGAAACTGGGGAGCTTTGTCTCTGTCGCCAAGCTCGATGAATGGGTCGTACGGATGGATGATGCCGTCTGGACCTTGGATAAAGAGAAGCTTTACCTTGTGCTAAAAGAATGGGAAACTGACTTCCTACAGCGCAGGATGAGCCGATGTCAGCAAAAAGAGCTCCTGGAAGAGGGTTACACCTTGCTCGTGAAGAAGCTCCATGCCAATTCGGTTACACCCGGTAAAAGCATGCTTGACCTGTCCGCAGCAGCCGGACCTGAACAGTTGTTCCGCTGCTTCGCAGAGGCGTCGGAAGCTATACTGGAAGAGCTTCGAATAAAGCGGAAGGGCAAGGCGAAGGAACCGGTAGAGGAAGCTAAAGCATTCATCGAAAAGCATCTCGCCCAGGAAGTTTCGCTGGAGGAGGTGGCGGAGGTGCTTGGTCTGAATGCCTCTTACTTCAGCCAGTTGTTTAAGCACTCGACGGGAGAGACCTTCGTACACTACCGCATTAAACGCAGGATGGAGAAGGCCAAGAGGCTGCTTGCCAATTCAAGCTATCGGATAACCGATATTTCCTATGAGGTCGGGTATGCGGACCACCCCCATTTTACGAAGACGTTCAAGAAGTTCACGGGGCTGTCTCCCTCCGAGTACCGCAGCCGGCTGGGAATTGAATGA